In Lodderomyces beijingensis strain CBS 14171 genome assembly, chromosome: 3, the genomic window GTTTCTGGCCAATCTCAAGGTTCTGTAAGCAGTCTGGTCTGGGACTTCGACGGCTCTGGTACCTTGTTCGCCGGCTGGTTGTTCAATTGGGAAGGTGGCAGAAGCTGAAACTTGTTCGTATTGAACGGTTTCGGAAGCCTTGGTCTTCTTGTCAAAGATAaccaacttggacttgtattctttcaatctcaacacGTTGGCGTCGAAAGTCTCCTGGCTCTTGTTTTGTCTTCTGTGGTCAACGGAGATACCGATAGTTCTAGCGTATTTAGGGGTCAAACCAACGGCCTTGATTTCGGCCAAGGTGAAGCCTCTACCTGCTCTGACTTTTCTGTTGTACTTGACAGTTGGAGCTCTAACCACTGGCTTCAAGGTGTCGATAGGTTTGGGGGCAACCTTGGCGGCCTTTCTCAACCTAGATTGTCTTCTGGAGGCCTTCTTTCCGGCTTGGTCAAAGTGGACTTTGACTCTTTCTTGCCAGTGCTTTCTGAAGTGGTTGTTCAATAATGGTAAGTTCTTTGAGATAGCCATTGCGGTTGTGGGTTCAAGGTTGGTCTGTTAACACAGGGGGGAAGGTTTCGATGATGCCTTTTTTCGCCACTTGTGTagacactttttttctcacaCAGTGTGAGTGCGAGATTCCCACTCCcacactctctctctctgtcttTCTctgtgtgtatgtgtgtgtttctGTTCGCTCTCGCATTAGTGTGAGTGAGCacgagattgaaaattttcTGTTCACGTGACAAATTAGGGTATTAGCCCTTGTCGCTTGAATGCGGAACTTCACTATTGCTCTCAGTTGGTGCCTGCAGCTATAGTCTCACTCGCTGTTCAATGTAGCTGCAAAAATAAAGTGTGAGAGAAGGTGCTACCAAGTcgccatttttttttatcctGAGCATTCTCTCACTCCCAGTCCCAatacaacaaaaaatttcagGCTCGAACCAGACGGGTTGTTCAAGGAGTAGAGATAGATCAGTATACAAGATGTCCACCCAATCCGTGCAAGTATGTAATGGACCTATACGAATCTGATGGGGAAGATGGCCTATGCTATGAGTTTACGAGAAAGAGGGGAAACCGTGTTTTAAACCGGAGAAATCAGACCACCAACAAACATCGTCGTggtcgtcatcatcattgatCAACGTCGTCATCAACACTGAAAGAGATCGGGGTTTCGAGGCTCCGGGCGTTCTATCCTCAAACGTACACTATGAGCAACGAAGCAAACCCTTTAAAATCTGGATTGATCGCTCCCATTAACTCACGAACCAGTAAAATTCTTGAGCTCAGAGGTTGCAAGAATCCACCACCCCTTCTAGCTTGCCCCTCGCAAAAGTGACCCTCACAGCCCCCTCCTTGGAGCGCCGTAGTTCTTCCCATCAAACAGCAGGCTCGAGTTACtaacaatttgaaaattttaGACTTTCGGTAAAAAGAAGACTGCAACCGCCGTTGCTCACGTCAAGAACGGTAAAGGtttgatcaaaatcaacgGCTCCCCAATCACTTTGGTTCAGCCAGAAATCTTGAGATTCAAGGTCTACGAACCATTGACCTTGGTTGGTTTGGACAAATTCCAAGGTATTGACATCAGAGTTAAAGTTTCTGGTGGAGGTCACGTGTCCCAGGTTTACGCCATCAGACAAGCCATTGCCAAAGGTTTGGTTGCTTACCACCAAAAGTTTGTTGACGAAGCTTCGAAAaatgagttgaagaaagttTTTGCTGCTTACGACAAGACCTTGTTGGTTGCTGACTCCAGAAGAATGGAACCAAAGAAGTTTGGTGGTCGTGGTGCCAGAGCAAGATTCCAAAAATCTTACCGTTAAGGtgctcagttttttttgctccaTCCCACCATCTTTTACCACttccatcatcttcattaTCACCTTTTCTCATGCAAAGATTTGTCCAATATTATTAGCAATCAAATCTCACCCTATCCCCAATTGTAATGTTACATAGTTTACCTCGACTATCCCATCATGTGTGTTGCTAGGCTTATATGATGTTTACTATTTTATTCAATTAATAAATAGAacacgaaaaaaaaaaccaaagttgaagtttACGTAGTTTGGGTGTTGCAAACATAACATCCTCTCAGTGCCCTATTACGTTGTTTTGATGGCTTTCACTGTCCCTCTCAAGCCTATACTTACATGCCCTGGCTCCTCAATGATGGGTAGGGAGATTGATGAGACAACAGGGGGTCTAGCTTGAGAATGCAACGGTAGCGCAAAATTGCGCGTCTGAAGTTTGAACCGTGATAATTACCACAACCAACTTTCCGTGTTTACCACCACGATCTCTAGTTTGAGGcctcaaaaagaaaaacaccaccac contains:
- a CDS encoding 60S ribosomal protein eL13: MAISKNLPLLNNHFRKHWQERVKVHFDQAGKKASRRQSRLRKAAKVAPKPIDTLKPVVRAPTVKYNRKVRAGRGFTLAEIKAVGLTPKYARTIGISVDHRRQNKSQETFDANVLRLKEYKSKLVIFDKKTKASETVQYEQVSASATFPIEQPAGEQGTRAVEVPDQTAYRTLRLARNDKKYKGTREKRAKEKAEAEAEKSKK
- a CDS encoding 40S ribosomal protein uS9 gives rise to the protein MSTQSVQTFGKKKTATAVAHVKNGKGLIKINGSPITLVQPEILRFKVYEPLTLVGLDKFQGIDIRVKVSGGGHVSQVYAIRQAIAKGLVAYHQKFVDEASKNELKKVFAAYDKTLLVADSRRMEPKKFGGRGARARFQKSYR